Within Polyodon spathula isolate WHYD16114869_AA chromosome 29, ASM1765450v1, whole genome shotgun sequence, the genomic segment TATTGCTGACGAGCGATCGGCgctgtgtatttctgtttttgttttgtcttgtctgtctcaGACTGAAGCAGTGGCAGCCCGATGTGGAGTGGACCGAGCAGTATGCGGGCGCTGTCATGTACCCCAGCTCTATCACTGAGAAGTGGGCCCCCCCTCCATGGAACGGTGAGTCAGTCTGGGGGCGCCCGTTTGGACCTTAACTCTTTCAGTCCTGACAGGACCCCGTGATCAAGCCTGATTATAGCCCTGCGTGTTCACGCTCCTAGCTTCCAGTCTGAGGTAGTGCAGATAGAAGGAACTggttcagcttcatagagtccagtgaaagctgctgaataatgttcccttgttaacatattgaattgcaccccctctatatagaatgaactccctcagcttcatagagtccagtgaaagctgctgaataatgttcccttgttaacatattgaattgcaccccctctatatagaatgaactcgctcagcttcatagagtccagtgaaagctgctgaataatgttcccttgttaacatattgaattgcaccccctctatatagaatgaactccctcagcttcatagagtccagtgaaagctgctgaataatgttcccttgttaacatattgaattccaccccctctatatagaatgaactccctcagcttcatagagtccagtgaaagctgctgaataatgttcccttgttaacatattgaattgcaccccctctatatagaatgaactccctcagcttcatagagtccagtgaaagctgctgaataatgttcccttgttctcatattgaattgcaccccctctatatagaatgaactcactcagcttcatagagtccaatgaaagctgctgaataatgtttcaaGCTACAGCTGTTTCTGAATGGGcctttgtgttactgtttttctctttttttgtggttttgattTAGACAAGGACCCCCCGGCTGAGAAGGGCGTGTCGAATCTTACGATCAATTTCGGACCCCAGCACCCGGCTGCTCACGGGGTCCTCCGGCTGGTTCTGGAGCTGAGCGGGGAGTCTGTCAAGAAGTGTGACCCCCATATCGGACTGCTGCACCGAGGCACTGAGAAACTGATCGAATACAAGACCTATCTGCAGGTGGGGGGGTCCCATCAGAgttgtctctgtctgtctgtctgtctgtctgtctgtgtgcgagAGAGACTTGGCGATATTGCTGTGTAATTCTCCTCTCCCTGTCCCcggtctctgtctctgtgtgctgATGTGAATCCAGGCACTGCCGTATTTCGACCGTCTGGATTACGTGTCGATGATGTGTAATGAACAGGCTTACTCTCtggcagtggaaaagctgctgaaTATCAATCCTCCGCCTCGCGCCCAGTGGATCAGAGGTAACGGCCCAGGAGTGtcgttattattgttattattattattaggcttccaagcagaTTGTTTTTCttaggattatttatttatttatatttatttatttatttaaggtttcCAAAAGTTTTCCCACAAAGCTCATGAAATTCGGTgtttggtgtatatatatatatatatatatatatatatatatatatatatatatatatatatatatatatatatacacacacacacacacacacaccacacacacacacacaaggtattgacagtgtcgaccgaaGTGACTTCTTCAAcctgaccaggggtcacaaatggagattagataaaggggcattcagaacagaaaataggaggcacttttttacacagagaatcgtgagggtctgcaatcaactcaccagtaatgttgttgaagccgacaccctgggatccttcaagaagctgcttgatgagattctgagatcaataagctactaacaaccaaacgagcaagatgggccgaatggcctcctctcgtttgcgcacaaacacacacacacacacacacacacacacacacacacagaaagacagcAGTAAAGTGATTTGTCTGTGTCATGACAGTGCTGTTTGGGGAACTCACTCGTATCCTGAATCACATCATGGCGATCACAACCCATGCGCTGGACATCGGGGCTATGACACCCTTCTTCTGGATGTtcgaggagagagagaaggtgagAGCGATGAGGaatgagagagaaggggagagcgaTGGGGaatgagagagaaggggagagcgaTGGGGaatgagagagaaggggagagcgaTGGGGAATGAGAGAAGGGGAGAGCGATGGGGaatgagagagaaggggagagcgaTGGGGAATGAGAGAAGGGGAGAGCGATGGGGaatgagagagaaggggagagcgaTGGGGaatgagagagaaggggagagcgaTGGGGaatgagagagaaggggagagcgaTGGGGaatgagagagaaggggagagcgaTGGGGaatgagagagaaggggagagcgaTGGGGAATGAGAGAAGGGGAGAGCGATGGGGAATGAGAGAAGGGGAGAGCGATGGGGaatgagagagaaggggagagcgaTGGGGaatgagagagaatgagagagaaggggagagctACGTGGAATGAGAGAGAAGGGGTGAGCGATGGGGAATGAGAGAAGGGGAGAGCGATGGGGAATGAGTGAAGGGGAGAGCGATGGGGAATGAGTGAAGGGGAGAGCGATGGGGAATGAGTGAAGGGGAGAGCGATGGAGAATGAGAGAAGGGAAGAGCGATGGGGAATGAGAAGGGGTGAACGATGGGGAATGAGTGAAGGGGAGAGCGATGGGGAATGAGTGAAGGGGAGAGCGATGGGGAATGAGAAGGGAAGAGCGATGGGGaatgagagagaaggggagagcgaTGGGGAATGAGAGAAGGGAAGAGCGATGGGGAATGAGAAGGGGTGAACGATGGGGAATGAGAGAAGGGGAGAGCGATGGGGAATGAGACATTTTTAGTCCTGGTTTTAcagctaccagcttgatcagccgcagtgtgtctaggtaacaagctcaggtgcgtctccTGTATTCAATGGTGTGTCGTTTTCTCTGCTGTCTCTAGATGTTTGAGTTTTACGAGCGGGTGTCAGGCGCTCGGATGCACGCTGCCTATGTGAGACCAGGAGGTGTGCACCAGGTCAGTGACGTCTCGCCCACTGCATTCACATCACACCTGCGCTGGAATGGGTGCTTCTCTCGAAACTGCACGCTTGAGACCTACCGCTCCGGGCGAAAGTGCTTCATCATTGTcgtcatcttcatcttcatcatccCCCTGTAGAACGAACTGAacgctgctgaataatgttcccttgttatcatattgaattgcaccccctctatatagaatgaactccctcagcttcatagagtctaGTGAAAGCTACTGAATAATGTtctcttgttaacatattgaattgcaccccctctatatagaatgaactccctcagcttcatagagtccagtgaaagctgctgaataatgttcccttgttaacatattgaattgcaccccctctatatagaatgaactccctcagcttcatagagtccagtgaaagctgctgaataatgttcccttgttaacatattgaattgcaccccctctatatagaatgaactccctcagcttcatagagtctaGTGAAAGCTACTGAATAATGTTCtcttgttaacatactgaattgcacacttctctctctctctctctctctctcctgttcagGACATGCCTTTGGGTCTAATGGATGACATCTATGAATTCTGCAAGAACTTCTCGTTGAGAATCGATGAGGTGGAAGAGGTGGGTTGCAGCTTTTTGACTGGAGGGGGGCGATCGGGACTTGGGGTCCAAGGGTCTTGTCTCAGTCATGCCCTGGCCCGTGGAAAGGCAGAGGCGGGGCGCTCCATGCCGGCCGTAGCTCTGTGCTGAATTCTGGGATCTCCCGTCTCCTCTTTCCCTGCCAGATGCTGACGAACAACCGGATCTGGAAGAACCGGACCGTGGACATCGGGGTGGTGACAGCGGAGGAGGCTCTGAACTTTGGCTTCAGGTGAGGGCAGCGCGGGCAAAGGGGCACCTCGGCGCGGCACTGTGAAAAACGCGCTGTTTAATTTACACGCGACGtttccaatttttttatttatttatttttttttcaaaaggacactcagcactgcatctccagccaagccccaccccatgttcgctgtatttatcacatctctcTTCACATCCTCTCCTGGtcgctcgttttatcaccaaactcctcaataacgtgatcccagtcattattttattactgtaacatctcagaaCGCTCTGCAgaggtctgtgatattctctgagcgctggatgcagaagcagctctctccttcaagggcgtatctgatagccgcccccctgcaccacagagataacacgaacataacaaaggagacagctgcttctgcatccagcgctcagagaatatcacagacctcTGCAGAGCGttctgagatgttacagtaataaaataacgactgGGATctcgttattgaggagtttggtgataaaacgagtgatcaggagaggattgatcagtatgcacgactaaaGAGAGATCCTAataaatacagcgagcaaggggcGGGACTTGGCTGGAGACGCAGTGCTGATCGTCCTTTTTGCGATTCagcgccttttaaacctgttttactctgaaaacgtTTGAAACAGCGCGTGCAggaataaattggacctgacgagcgCTGAGTAAacagaccgcaaagggttaattctgtttttaaaattgcaGCCCGTTTTTGCAAAACGTTTGCCCAGAGCCCTCGTCGCCTAAAAGTGCTTTCGTGCCTCCCTAAATAACTTAACTGCGTTCTCTCTAAACAGCCTGTCTCTTTTTGGGAGTCGAATCCAGTTTTAATCTGCTCGTTTTCTCCCCTGTGTGTGCGCTGCAGTGGCGTGATGCTCCGAGGATCGGGAATTCAGTGGGATCTCCGGAAGACTCAGCCCTACGACGCGTACGACCAGACGGAGTTCGACGTTCCCGTTGGGAGCCGGGGAGACTGCTATGACAGGTGAGGTGCCTCCTGCGTGTACAAactgggggagaggggaggggggggtctgaATTAATTAGTTGGACCAGTTTTAAGCTTCTGATCGGCGCAGGCGGTCGTTTTGATTAGTTGTGAAGTCGTGCGACTCTTCTCTCCCTGGGCTCGTAGTGTTTCGCTGGTCTTTGTAACCTTGAAGcaggtgtgttttttatttgcaaactGTGCAAAGACCTCGACGAAATGTGAACAGCGTCCACTGGAACTCAAATAATGAGATTGGTTAAGTTGATTAAAGAAAATTaatcttatataaaaaaaaaaataaaaaaaaacacatttgtaaagatTCTCTTTCTCCTTATCTCCCTCCTCttttctttctctccccctctcctttctCTGTCTGTGCATCTCCACTCcatctcttcctctctccctcctctttctTTCTTCTCTGTCTCCCCCCTTTCTATCTCCCCTCCTGTCTGTCTTCTCTTTCTCTgtgcctctccccctctccctttctctgtgtctctcttccCCTCCTTCTTTGTCtgtgtctctctatctctccccctctctctccccctctccctctttgtctgtgtgtctctatctctccccttctctctccctctccctctttgtctgtgtgtctatctctccccttctctctctctctttgtctgtgtgtctctatctctccccttctctccctctctccccctctctctctctctctctctccctctctctccctctctctcccctctctctcctctctctcctctctcctctctcttctaaGCGACATCTATGCACACTGCTCTGTCGAGTTGAAGAGATGAGACAGTCTCTCCGGATCATTCTACAGGCCTTGAATAAGATGCCGGAGGGAGAGATCAAAGTAGACGACGCCAAAGTTGCGCCCCCAAAGAGATCCGAGATGAAGGTACGAGACTGCCTGTCTACTGAGTACTGCACATTTCCTGTGCTTCATTATCCACAGCGCTTGTGAGCCACTTAAatgctaattttatatataatcttaCCTCGCtgcctcctagttcatattggattctagcagtgttattattatacacagcatcctagttcatattgtattctagcagtgttattattatacacagcatcctagttcatattggattctagcagtgttattattatacacagcatcctagctcagattgtattctagcagtgttattattatacacagcatcctagttcatattgtattccagcagtgttattattatacacggcatcctagttcatattgtattctagcagtgttattattatacacagcatcctagttcatattggattctagcagtgttgttattatacacagcatcctagttcatattgtattctagcagtgttattattatacacagcatcctagttcatattgtattctagcagtgttattattatacacagcatcctagttcatattgtattctagcagtgttattattatacacggcatcctagttcatattgtattctagcagtgttattattatacacagcctcctagttcatattggattctagcagtgttattattatatacagcatcctagttcatattgtattctagcagtgttattattatacacagcatcctagttcatattggattctagcagtgttattattatacacagcatcctagttcatattgtattctagcagtgttattattatacacagcatcctagttcatattggattctagcagtgttattattatacacagcatcctagttcatattgtattctagcagtgttattattatacacagcatcctagttcatattgtattctagcagtgttattattatacacagcatcctagttcatattggattctagcagtgttattattatacacagcatcctagttcatattgtattctag encodes:
- the ndufs2 gene encoding LOW QUALITY PROTEIN: NADH dehydrogenase [ubiquinone] iron-sulfur protein 2, mitochondrial (The sequence of the model RefSeq protein was modified relative to this genomic sequence to represent the inferred CDS: substituted 1 base at 1 genomic stop codon), with the protein product MAAAMLRSLYKLRCPSNLILNRHLVNPCSAAVQSRLKQWQPDVEWTEQYAGAVMYPSSITEKWAPPPWNDKDPPAEKGVSNLTINFGPQHPAAHGVLRLVLELSGESVKKCDPHIGLLHRGTEKLIEYKTYLQALPYFDRLDYVSMMCNEQAYSLAVEKLLNINPPPRAQWIRVLFGELTRILNHIMAITTHALDIGAMTPFFWMFEEREKMFEFYERVSGARMHAAYVRPGGVHQDMPLGLMDDIYEFCKNFSLRIDEVEEMLTNNRIWKNRTVDIGVVTAEEALNFGFSGVMLRGSGIQWDLRKTQPYDAYDQTEFDVPVGSRGDCYDRWLCRVEEMRQSLRIILQALNKMPEGEIKVDDAKVAPPKRSEMKTSMEALIHHFKLYTEGYQVPPGATYTAVEAPKGEFGVYLVSDGSSRPYRXFSKLPVLPKHFAGLDKMAKGHMLADVVAIIGTQDIVFGEVDR